The Lathyrus oleraceus cultivar Zhongwan6 chromosome 5, CAAS_Psat_ZW6_1.0, whole genome shotgun sequence genome includes the window atcgaattatttattaattaataaaaaagctttttctttattatggttgattaataaagtccctggaatagatagtctgtttaatgtattaagtgtgacttaatcatgagagcacattaaacataaggacactattcttaaagtatccgtagtcgagctttggtgtgaagtgggataacattaaagcattaagactattatgtttgtagactgatgatcacatctcatggatcatggataaagagttatcaagtcttaaacataggtatgaatattaggagtaatatttataccggattgacccgctatgagaatactatatagaaagttatgcaaagtgtcataagttattctcatggtgataatggtgtataccactcttcgacctgaaaccactatggatcatagatgtagagtcgagtgctttattgttgatccaacattgtccgtaactggataaccataaagacagttgatgggtactccacgaagcatgctgagggacatgagtgacctagatggaatttgcccatcctgcgtaacaggataaatgtctatgggcccaatattgaactggacaaggatgacacggtatataccttgtgttcaatatagacataagggcaaaggggtaattatacacataattattatcacaggaggttttgtcagatcacatgacattttcgtgtcttgggtagcagtgatgtgttgctagataccgctcactgtttattatgttaaatgcgtgatttaatataattgccaacgtcgcgaaaacctacagggtcacacacaaaggacggattgatgagagatagagtaattaaggaataccgtaatgtatggtgcccttaagtagaatacgaaatatggtaaggtaccaaatacttaagtgattttggcatattatgagatattggcaaaatgcacttaagtgggctttttggcttgaagcccacacaagtggttctataaatagaactcttgtgcagaagcattgtatgggaatacaacacaactgaagagttggaatttcgtatctctctttctctcattcaaagccttcattcataacagctagcactgagattgaaggaatctgttcgtgtggactgagtagagacgttgtcatcgttcaacgttcgtgatcgctccgtggatttatatccaaggttttgatcgttacaagagatccgcaccaaaggtttgaatcgccacaagaggtaacgattctatcactgatcatgcccattcgtaaggatcactaaatggagaaaattttaaattccgctgcgccttggatggcaattctccttcaccaTTAATTTATATAATAGGTTTACAAaaagcaaaacctttgatgcatggttgatacgctCAGAAGATTCGGTGGAATATGCCATTACCACTAGCATAAGTCCCGTATGAGGTATATGCTGATAATGTTTCCGAAttgacaatagtccctggagCATAATGCTTAAGTACCACAAAGTATTTTGGAAGTTCTTTGTATGACTCCTtccaattgccaaacactttttcaactGTCTTAGTCCTAGCTATCCATGTCTTCCTGTATGATGGAGTATAATTGCATTGTGTAACGATATGCGAGATTAGTGTACTCGATTGTCGCTAAtgacagataaaatttcatcgcatattaactgAGAGTTGAGTTTGCGATGGTCCTGCATCGGTTTCGTGATTAAGCAAGTGTGGACTGGACCCATAGAACCTATCTCCTaagaatcactcctcttccgGTAAGATGCTGACAACCGAAATAGACATAGCTCATTACGACAATAGATCTTATACCTCGTTGCATTAGTTCGATCAATCCTATAATTAGTTAACAATTCCATATGATACTTTTTAATGACTCTGACACAATCTTCTTTAATGTGAAATTTGTCTCCttctttcaatgatccttgaatttgcacataaggattgtgAAATATATTTGACAAAGGTTCATCTGCATccaaattcaagcttgtcatATGTTGAtgtggacaatatacatgactagtTGGTAATGGCTCTTGCTGGTGGTCGACATGTTCATCACTCACCATTTCATCAACCAATAActcgtcttcttcttcttcttcctcgtcAACAACATCGACTTCAGCTTGTTCTTCGTCgtcagtttcacaaaacacttgtgacgGATCAACGAACTGAGACAATTAATTTTGTTGTGTTAAAATATATATCTCAATATCATTAAACCCAAATTGTTCATGATTGAGAAACATATTATGAACATTGTCATCATCTTGAATCTTCAACTGATAAAACTTAACTTGGTTGTTTGCAAAAACACCGAATTTTTGTAGATGATTTATCTCACCTGACGACACTGCaatttcttttttattctttgtttcaaatgtgaaaattttgatcctctatttattgtaaaccgagtaACTTTTGTGTTACAAAAACTAAAATCGGATAACTCACATTCAAATATTTCACCATCGGTATGGGCATTGATCATGTATTGTGGTGATGAAGTTATTTTTGTATTAAGTTTAGTGTATTGTGGTGATAGACATTGATACGTATTAGCATGCAGTTAAATAGGGATGAGGATGGATTTCCAAAAGGCAAGGTATGTGCCATAGGATATGGCGCATGCTCTGTTGTTTTAACTTAGGCGTCATTTGCAATGGCTTCTACGAATTTTTTTGCATGCATGAGTCTATGGTTCAGACTACAAGAATCTCTGCCACGATTCCCTGGATGATTCCATTTTCTCTGTCCAAGGTATGCGCCATCACCAATGACGCATACTCTAAAAAGACAATGCATGTGTCATAACAAGACAACGCATGCGCCGTTTGCCATGTCACTTTTTTTAACCGAATTCTAATCTTAGAGACTAACGTCAACATCAAAGTGAAATATATGAAATCTTACCAAAAAATAAGATACATGAACCAATTTAAAAAATTCGTTAATTTAGATGGACCAATAAACTATTTAACTATTTAATCTTATtcttaaaaattaaaaacattaataatttttaatttttaatataaaattttTAACAATATCTCTATCACTTCCATTCAGACTCTAAATTATTATTTGTGATGGTTATTTCGTGAGtaaaattgtaaaaatattttaaaatttttactatgaaaattaaattaaattactTAAACTATGAATAAAAATTAAATTGTAtcagttttttttttttataagGATGAATttaaatgatgaaaatgataaaattaaattATGTTATATATTATAAGGGTGCGGATATAATTGTATACGTATTCAAATTTCCTTAAAAAAAAGTGTATTTTTCTCTTCAAGAATCCATCACCTTAATGGATAAATATCCAAAGATTTCAATTTTAATATCAAATTCTAATTGGTCAATAAGAAAAGCAGATCCAAATTGACCGACTTAATATTGTCAAACAAAAAAGGAAACTCACATAAATACCATTCTAACACGTACACAGTTCTCTGTATATAATACACATGTTACACGTATACAtgcatttatttaatttaattaaaaaaatactCATCTAGAAGCATTATATAAGcaaatattatatatatatttttaaaaaagcTCATATAGAAAGAAACAGCCAAATAAGTTAAATAATCCAACCGTCCTTTTCAGACCACCGCACGTGCGTGACACAATTTTATCAATCAATTAAATCTCACACGTGTTAGATGATTTCTTTTTCTCATACATAGCTAGATCTATTTCATTACCATATATGAAAACGATAATTGATGCAAACGATtttcaaagaaaaacaaaagcatcgGTACACAAAGGCGGCTATAGTAACAACCCTGTCCCGAAAGGCCATGACATTAGCAGTGACCCATACCATACCATATATACCATTCGTCAACCAAAAAATCACACCCCTTTAGATTACTTTTGTAACATCTGTCTCTCTATATATTACTCAACAAAAATATATAATACCTACTCCTCATCCATAACCATAACCAAGTTGATTCATCGGCAACAAAATGGAAGTGTTGAGTCCAAGTCATAAGAAAGTGTTGAGTCCAAGTCATAAGAAGGAGGATGATTTCGATTTTGATTTCGATTTCAAtagattttcatatttaagtGCTCCTTCTTCACCAAAGCGATTTGGTGAAGCTTTTTACTTAAGTGCCCCTACTAGTCCGTCACGATTTTACGCCCAATTCGAAGATGACGACGATGGATTCGCGTTTCAGGTTAATAGAGAACAAGATTCATCTCCTCGTTCAGCTGGAGAACTCTTTGACGATGGGATAATCAAGCCGTTGGAATCGGCTAATTCGCCTCTTTTGTCTCCGAATCGAGTCAAACAATCTCCGATAGCGAAAGGAAAGAAAGCGGTTGTCGAAGCTTTTTCATCTAAGAATGAGAAAGATTTATCTGCTGCTAGTAGTGTTGTTCCGGAGAGAAGAGGAAGAGATAGAACACCGTCTTCTGAATTTTCTACATCGAAATCTGGTAGAAGAATCGTTCGTTCTGATTCTCCGTATAGACATCCACAATACACATGGATAGAACAGCAACAACATCGACATCAACaagaaaaagaacaaaaacaaagtAAACAATCTCAGCAATATGTTGAATCTGTTTCTTCATCTCATTCTTGGAGAAGTTCTAGAATATGGAGATTGAAGGATTTTTTGTTGTTTCGTAGTGCTTCAGAAGGGAGAGGTACGAGCAAGGATCCGTTCAGGAAATTTACTGTTTCTTACAGCAAGAAATCATCTGAAGAAGGGAAAGGTTCGTCACCGTTTAGATCGAATATGCCAAAGTCTAGAAGAAAAGAATCTGTTGTTTCTGCACATGAATTGCATTACGCTAGAAAAAAAGCTGAAACGGAGGATATGAAGAAGAAAACTTTTTTGCCTTATAAACAAGGGATTTTGGGTAAGTTGGCTGGGTTAGGATCAAGCACAAGATGAATGTGATGAAATATTTTATCATTCTTTCAATCTCTGTGATAGTTTTTTTTTTCTGCATAAACAAAACTGTATTCTTTTGTTGAAATTTTAATATATACAcatttcattattattattatta containing:
- the LOC127088175 gene encoding uncharacterized protein LOC127088175; the protein is MEVLSPSHKKVLSPSHKKEDDFDFDFDFNRFSYLSAPSSPKRFGEAFYLSAPTSPSRFYAQFEDDDDGFAFQVNREQDSSPRSAGELFDDGIIKPLESANSPLLSPNRVKQSPIAKGKKAVVEAFSSKNEKDLSAASSVVPERRGRDRTPSSEFSTSKSGRRIVRSDSPYRHPQYTWIEQQQHRHQQEKEQKQSKQSQQYVESVSSSHSWRSSRIWRLKDFLLFRSASEGRGTSKDPFRKFTVSYSKKSSEEGKGSSPFRSNMPKSRRKESVVSAHELHYARKKAETEDMKKKTFLPYKQGILGKLAGLGSSTR